The genomic window GTGGACTGCTGCAATGTAATTGAAGAGGGCGTTCATATCGGAGAAGGCAGTAAAGAGCATTACATGCGGGCGCACATGGACAATTCGGGCATTACGGTCATTGCAAGCGAGATGCAGTCAGCAAAGCTGTAGGATTTAAGGCTCGCACAAAAGGTTATCTGCTAACAGCCACCAGATCACATTCAACGCTTTTGGCAAGCAGATACCGTATATATGCGTTGTATGATATGCCCCTTTTCTTTGCAAGCATCCTTATCTTCTTGAGCACAAGCGGGTCAAATTTCAATGTGACAGGCGCAAGCTTTGGTCTTTTAAATATATCCGAACTTTCCTGCAGTTCCTCCCAATAATCAGCGATTGAGTGTTTCCTCCAGAACTCTCTTTCTTCCCTCTCTGTTTTTAATTCAGGTAATTTCTTCACTGCAAAATTAGTTTTACCTAAAGGTATTGCTGTTGTCAATATCTTTTTAAAAACATGCGGGGGCAATTTCGCAACTATAAAAATTCACTTGATTTTAATTACCGCCTTATATACGATATTTTTTAAATACTTTCTTTAAGAGGCAAAACATGGGTAATGGACTATCATAACGGTTTTTTTAAAGACTGCCTGCAACTGACGGTTGACGACAGGGGCAAAGAAAATTCATATATTGAGGTAAAATAGTTCTATGCCAACAGATATTGACTTTAGCTTACATTCATTGCTGAAAATTGAGATACTGAAGGCTCACGATCTACCTGTAACAAAAGAAATTATTGAAAATATTGTCAAAAACCCTGATAAAATAGAAGTAGGCTATAAAAACAGATTAATTGCTCAAAAGGGTTTTGATGCAACTCGTGTCCTTAGAGTAGTTTATGAAACATTACCAGACAAACTTTACGTCGTAACTGTTTATCCGGGAAGGAGGTCCCGATATGAGAAAGATTAAATATAGTAAAGATGTTGACGCCCTTCTTATTGAACTTTCAGATAAAAAGATAGATTACGCTGAAGAAGAAGGGCAGATGATTGTCCATTTTTCAAAAGAAGGCGAGCCGGTACTTCTTGAAATACTGGATGCAAAAGACTTTATTCTCAATTCTCTTTCCAGTCTTGTAAAAGAAAAGGAAGTAGCAATACCCTAAAAGAAATCTAAAGGCTGCCTCATGGCTTACACCAGCTTAATCTGTTTCAGCTCCGAGCCTTTCCACGCAAACTGTCTTTTTGCGCGGTTTTTTAAGATAGCCTTTTCCTGCATCATGGCTGATACAAGCAGTGGAAGCCCTATTGTGGCGTCTATGTAAACCGTTGCCGAAGTTGCGGAATATTTTATCTTGCCCCACGACTTTGCCTCTTCAAAGGTGCATCCGGAAAGCCCGCCCCATTTGGGGTCGTCCGTTGTTATCTGAATTGCAAACTGATGCCCGGGGTGATTATTATAACCAAACACCTCCAGCATCGGCTCTATCTGCTGGATGTAGTTTTTAGGCACACCGCCCCCTATGTAAAACACGCCCGTGGATTTTGCCTTCTTTGCAATCTGCATAATCTCATAATTATCCCTCAGGAGGTCTATGTAAAATCCGCTGTCAGGATTGTCCCTGAAGCAATAAGCCACCAATCCTATGCCTATGCCGCTGTCATGTATTGTCGGGCAGAAAACAGGAGTGCCTGTCTTATAAGCAGTCCTTATTATTGACGAGGGGTCCTTAATCCTCTTTCCCATCTCTGAAAGGAACTCTCTTGAGGAATAAGCCCTTTTCTCCAGTTTTTTAGGGAGAGCAGTAAAAAAGGCATCCACTTTAATAAATAAATTGTCGTCGGCAAAGGTATCGTAAATCCTGTCAATGCGCATTTCCCTGAGTTCCTCATCACCGACATGTCTCTCTGCCACATAATGGTTATGCCCCTGGCTTTCAAAAAAATCATGATACATATTGGCGCCGGTTGAAACAAGCACGTCTATCATGTTATGAGCAATCATGTCCCTGACAACTTTTTTCATCCCGGCAGGGACCATTGCGCCGGACAATCCAAAATAGATAACGGTGTTTTTATCCGAAAGCATATTTTTAAAAACTGAAAAACACCTGGCTAAGTTCCTGCTCTGAAAAGACGTGCTGTGAAAGGCTTCAAGGACATCTTTAACCCTGCTGTTTTTTACCGGGTCAAAATGTCTGATTTTTTTTGAGAGCAGGCATTTTTTCTTATCCAAAATACACCTCCAAAATAAAACGACGTGCAGATATAATAATCCAACAGCGCCTTTCCGTCAATGATTATCGCCTTTACCCGCTTAAGACAATCAGCACAACACCTGCGAGCATCATAACGCCGCCGAAAAATCTTACGACAATTTTTTCTTCCTTAAAAAGAATATACCCGTAAATAATGCTGAAGATAAGGCTCATGCGTTTTACCGAGATCATGTATGCAACTTTTGTAAGGCTTATTGCAACCATGTGAAAGATAATCATCAGCGAATAGGAAGCCCCCATGAGAATTAACAGTATAATATCTTTTTTTGTGATGATAATCCCGGTATGGGTCTTTTCAAACCTGTCCCTGTTTTTTCCAATAGCAATGGGCGTAAAGAGGGCAGTCACCAGCACGATATAAAAACTGCCGAAAAAAACCGGCGATGAATGTTCTATTGCCAGCTTGCCCAGAGTTGATGTAACGCTGAATACCGCCGCAACTATAATCATCATCACAGAGCCTTTTTCTTTTAACATTGCCTTTACCGGCTCAATCAAGGCGTATCGTGCCTTGTGAATATTGAGCACATAACTTCCGCCTGTTATGAGGATAATTCCAATTGCGCCGCTTAAAGAAACCTTCTCGCCCAGAATCACATATGAAATAAGTATCAAAAAAAGCGGTGTGAATGCAAGAAACGGCATTGTAAGGCTCATCGGAGAAACCTTAAGCGCC from Nitrospirota bacterium includes these protein-coding regions:
- a CDS encoding DUF4258 domain-containing protein, with the translated sequence MPTDIDFSLHSLLKIEILKAHDLPVTKEIIENIVKNPDKIEVGYKNRLIAQKGFDATRVLRVVYETLPDKLYVVTVYPGRRSRYEKD
- a CDS encoding DUF2283 domain-containing protein, which gives rise to MRKIKYSKDVDALLIELSDKKIDYAEEEGQMIVHFSKEGEPVLLEILDAKDFILNSLSSLVKEKEVAIP
- a CDS encoding deoxyhypusine synthase family protein, encoding MDKKKCLLSKKIRHFDPVKNSRVKDVLEAFHSTSFQSRNLARCFSVFKNMLSDKNTVIYFGLSGAMVPAGMKKVVRDMIAHNMIDVLVSTGANMYHDFFESQGHNHYVAERHVGDEELREMRIDRIYDTFADDNLFIKVDAFFTALPKKLEKRAYSSREFLSEMGKRIKDPSSIIRTAYKTGTPVFCPTIHDSGIGIGLVAYCFRDNPDSGFYIDLLRDNYEIMQIAKKAKSTGVFYIGGGVPKNYIQQIEPMLEVFGYNNHPGHQFAIQITTDDPKWGGLSGCTFEEAKSWGKIKYSATSATVYIDATIGLPLLVSAMMQEKAILKNRAKRQFAWKGSELKQIKLV
- a CDS encoding EamA family transporter yields the protein MWVIYAFLTAFLLATSDALTKRLLFSVKDEYLVAWLRLLFSLPLLMISLLFVGIPPLDGTFWTAVLIALPLEITTVILYTKALKVSPMSLTMPFLAFTPLFLILISYVILGEKVSLSGAIGIILITGGSYVLNIHKARYALIEPVKAMLKEKGSVMMIIVAAVFSVTSTLGKLAIEHSSPVFFGSFYIVLVTALFTPIAIGKNRDRFEKTHTGIIITKKDIILLILMGASYSLMIIFHMVAISLTKVAYMISVKRMSLIFSIIYGYILFKEEKIVVRFFGGVMMLAGVVLIVLSG